A window of the Sabethes cyaneus chromosome 1, idSabCyanKW18_F2, whole genome shotgun sequence genome harbors these coding sequences:
- the LOC128745936 gene encoding uncharacterized protein LOC128745936, with translation MYGGNVPHKPSMISYDTIPIHNIRQQSVSRDFEQIPLDTHRQQCIPSTYYDQQRDPSARCVNPNVQSAPCVEWYQPQQRRRWNADQNGPSPQQLAARQSLARDLPQFSGDPADWPIFISNYEYTTTSCGYTNGENMLRLQRCLKGPALETVRSRLVLPAAVPQVIEALRMRYGRPELLINALLEKVRKLPAVKSERLEQLIEYGMAVQALCNHIEAANEHAHLSNPMLLQELVEKLPADQKLMWAGYKRKFGVADLKIFSNYMESIVTDASSVVLIAPESSGSNDKPKPRGYVNSHTRNNIDAQVLPTGKQIECIFCRKIGHRLRECPEFKDLNVDDRWRKVRALSLCQICLFSHGRRSCRSNNRCNIDGCQYRHHPLLHSVRRTVEAATPAQQAESHTHQYIGSSVLFRIVPVTLHGQTGEVNTYAFLDEGSSLTLIENGIAEQLGVNGATQPLCLRWTGNTSRIEEKSKIVSLTVSGAGSQKRFKMSNVRTVSNLNLPSQSFQMEEAAKQFDHLKQLPIQSYRNAVPKLLIGLDNLHLAVPLKSREGTGNGPIAVKTRLWWCAYGKQQPGVNDERSFHICECTTNKELHDAVKQFYEIEEIGSGNVTLRSKEEQRALDLLAQTTVRVGQKFETGLLWKDPDVELPDSYTMALRRLECLERKMLRDPSLKANVLQQMQDFVKKGYVHKATTDELKKADPRRIWYLPIGVVTNPKKPGKIRIVCDAAAKVSGVSLNSVLMKGPDQLVPLLGVLFRFRQFKVAVCSDVKEMFLQIRMRAADKHAQRILWRTDTVHDPEIFLVDVATFGSTCSPASAQFVKNQNAREHSDRFPRAADGILQSTYVDDYLDSFGSEEEACRISEEVRQIFRNGGFQLRNWISNSESVLQHLGETQAAVSKSLTTTSNDAERVLGMLWDPLTDELSFSTRMSDEVHYLLENDKVPTKRQVLRCVMTLFDPLGLLATFLIHGKILIQDLWRAGLEWDAEVSDSQRRVIWTDSLVVLSWIRADPRNYRPFVANRVGEILENTVVDEWRWVPSELNPADEATKWGSGPYFSNDSKWFNGPKFLSLPEREWPSPADIVVDTVEEGRPSVLFHANWIPVIDYYRFSKWERLQRSMAFVLRFISNTRKKGEKSSGQLTQQELYAADIVVLKQVQMEAFVDEVATLRNNKTLPEDQQESVERTSTIYQLRPMMDEQGLVR, from the exons TGTGTAGAGTGGTACCAGCCACAGCAACGACGACGATGGAATGCAGACCAGAACGGCCCGTCCCCGCAGCAGCTCGCGGCACGTCAGTCATTGGCACGTGACCTTCCCCAGTTTTCAGGTGACCCTGCCGACTGGCCTATTTTTATCTCGAACTACGAGTATACGACGACATCATGCGGGTACACGAACGGGGAGAACATGCTCCGGCTACAACGGTGTCTCAAAGGACCTGCACTCGAAACAGTACGTAGCCGATTGGTGTTGCCTGCTGCGGTACCGCAAGTAATTGAAGCACTCCGTATGCGGTATGGGCGCCCGGAACTGCTGATTAACGCGTTGCTGGAAAAGGTGCGCAAGCttccggctgtgaagtctgaaCGGCTGGAACAATTAATAGAATATGGTATGGCAGTGCAAGCTCTTTGCAATCATATTGAAGCAGCCAATGAACATGCACACCTTTCGAATCCAATGCTTCTTCAGGAGCTCGTCGAAAAGTTGCCGGCCGATCAGAAGCTGATGTGGGCCGGGTATAAACGAAAGTTCGGCGTAGCGGACTTGAAAATATTTAGCAATTATATGGAATCTATTGTAACTGATGCATCTAGTGTAGTCCTGATTGCGCCTGAGTCTAGTGGGAGCAATGATAAACCGAAACCAAGAGGATACGTTAATTCCCACACTAGAAACAACATTGATGCTCAAGTGTTGCCAACAGGCAAGCAAATCGAATGCATCTTCTGCCGGAAGATAGGTCATCGGTTACGAGAATGTCCGGAATTCAAGGATTTAAATGTTGACGACCGGTGGCGGAAGGTTCGAGCATTGTCACTGTGTCAGATCTGTCTCTTCAGTCACGGTAGGCGATCGTGTAGAAGCAACAACCGTTGCAACATTGATGGCTGTCAGTATCGCCATCATCCATTATTACATTCAGTGAGGCGAACTGTGGAAGCAGCTACCCCAGCTCAACAGGCAGAAAGTCACACTCATCAGTATATCGGATCGAGCGTCCTGTTTAGGATCGTGCCCGTTACGTTGCATGGGCAGACTGGTGAAGTAAATACCTATGCCTTCCTGGATGAAGGGTCATCGCTGACTCTGATAGAGAACGGAATTGCAGAACAACTCGGAGTCAATGGAGCCACCCAGCCACTTTGTTTACGGTGGACGGGTAATACGTCGAGAATCGAGGAAAAGTCGAAGATTGTCTCCTTAACTGTCAGTGGAGCGGGTTCGCAGAAGCGGTTTAAGATGTCGAACGTTCGCACCGTGTCGAATCTAAACCTGCCCAGCCAGAGCTTCCAAATGGAGGAAGCTGCCAAGCAATTCGACCACTTGAAGCAGCTACCGATACAGAGCTACCGAAACGCCGTGCCGAAGTTGCTGATAGGACTTGATAATTTACATCTAGCCGTTCCATTGAAGTCGAGAGAAGGTACTGGAAACGGACCAATAGCAGTGAAAACAAGACTCTGGTGGTGCGCGTATGGAAAGCAACAACCCGGAGTAAACGATGAGCGTAGTTTCCACATTTGCGAGTGTACTACAAATAAAGAACTACATGATGCTGTCAAGCAGTTTTACGAAATCGAAGAAATAGGATCGGGGAATGTCACTCTGCGATCAAAGGAAGAGCAACGCGCACTGGATTTGTTGGCGCAGACGACGGTTCGTGTCGGTCAAAAATTTGAAACCGGCTTGTTATGGAAGGATCCCGACGTGGAGTTGCCGGATAGCTATACAATGGCGCTTCGCAGGCTGGAATGCCTGGAGAGAAAAATGTTACGTGATCCAAGTTTGAAAGCGAACGTTCTCCAACAGATGCAAGACTTTGTGAAGAAGGGTTATGTCCATAAAGCTACAACCGACGAACTAAAGAAAGCTGATCCTCGACGAATTTGGTATCTCCCCATAGGTGTCGTTACTAATCCGAAGAAGCCAGGGAAAATACGCATTGTTTGCGATGCTGCAGCCAAGGTGAGTGGAGTTTCACTGAACAGTGTGTTAATGAAGGGGCCGGATCAGCTGGTGCCGCTGTTGGGAGTACTATTCCGCTTTCGGCAGTTCAAGGTCGCAGTGTGCTCCGATGTGAAGGAAATGTTTTTGCAGATACGTATGCGTGCTGCCGACAAGCATGCGCAGCGAATACTTTGGCGTACGGATACAGTGCATGATCCGGAAATCTTCCTGGTCGATGTTGCTACGTTTGGGTCAACGTGTTCGCCAGCATCGGCTCAATTTGTTAAGAACCAAAATGCGCGAGAGCATAGCGACCGGTTTCCCAGAGCAGCAGATGGTATACTCCAGAGTACGTATGTAGACGATTATCTTGACAGCTTTGGGTCGGAGGAAGAAGCTTGTCGTATTTCTGAGGAAGTTCGTCAGATTTTCCGTAACGGTGGGTTTCAATTGAGGAACTGGATTTCAAATAGTGAAAGCGTACTACAGCACCTTGGTGAGACACAAGCTGCTGTCAGTAAAAGCTTAACGACAACGAGCAATGATGCTGAGCGCGTACTTGGGATGTTATGGGATCCGTTGACGGACGAACTATCGTTCAGTACTCGAATGAGCGATGAAGTTCATTATCTCCTGGAAAACGACAAGGTTCCAACGAAGAGGCAAGTGCTACGCTGCGTCATGACCCTGTTTGACCCGTTGGGCTTATTAGCAACGTTTCTAATTCACGGGAAAATCTTAATACAAGACCTGTGGCGTGCTGGACTCGAATGGGATGCAGAAGTCAGCGACAGTCA GAGGCGAGTTATATGGACAGACAGTTTGGTTGTGCTTTCGTGGATTCGTGCGGATCCGAGAAACTATCGACCGTTCGTGGCGAACCGAGTCGGTGAAATCCTCGAAAACACGGTAGTCGACGAATGGAGGTGGGTGCCATCGGAGTTAAACCCAGCAGATGAAGCAACAAAGTGGGGCAGCGGACCCTACTTCAGCAACGACAGCAAATGGTTTAATGGTCCAAAGTTCTTGAGTCTTCCGGAACGTGAGTGGCCGAGTCCTGCGGATATTGTCGTAGACACAGTTGAAGAAGGCCGGCCGTCAGTTCTCTTCCATGCCAATTGGATTCCAGTGATCGATTACTACCGGTTCTCTAAATGGGAAAGGCTGCAACGTAGTATGGCATTTGTGCTGCGATTTATTTCTAACACGAgaaagaaaggagaaaaaagctCTGGGCAACTGACACAACAAGAGCTGTATGCCGCCGACATCGTGGTCCTCAAGCAAGTACAGATGGAAGCCTTCGTGGATGAGGTGGCGACACTAAGGAATAATAAAACATTACCGGAAGACCAGCAGGAATCAGTCGAGAGAACAAGCACCATTTATCAACTGAGACCGATGATGGATGAACAGGGATTGGTGCGGTAG